The Kwoniella bestiolae CBS 10118 chromosome 7, complete sequence genome has a segment encoding these proteins:
- a CDS encoding mitochondrial 54S ribosomal protein mL58 produces MASPTLASSSRTILSLPSISSLGSTRGVLHRARPPRIPVLQSPHTPKTPLPTSGTSHPVDPKIHGQPPSSSSSIVLEDTGLTFHHSPPPSLPSYTNGALPPLLQWVKGKSISLSGEEQAKKMVERRKYEGELEWSQELVDRMVQLRAEGKSRKEVGDALQLPADQYRLISRVAPQTSVQKASKLTELEEQKSTWGYRKKLARAVREKRKEFW; encoded by the exons ATGGCCTCACCTACCCTCGCCTCATCCTCCCgaaccatcctctccctccccagcATCTCATCCCTAGGATCCACCCGAGGAGTCCTCCACAGAGCACGACCGCCCCGAATCCCCGTTCTTCAATCCCCCCACACACCCAAAACACCCCTACCAACCAGCGGTACCTCCCATCCTGTCGATCCCAAAATACATGgtcaaccaccatcatcctcttcttcaatcgTATTGGAAGATACGGGTCTGACATTCCACCActcccctccaccatcttTACCGTCTTACACCAACGGTGCACTACCTCCATTGCTTCAGTGGGTGAAGGGTAAATCGATAAGTCTATCGGGAGAGGAGcaggcgaagaagatggtggaaaggaggaaaTACGAGGGAGAGTTAGAGTGGAGTCAGGAGTTGGTAGATCGCATGGTCCAGTTGAGGGCGGAGGGCAAGAGTAGGAAAGAAGTTGGTGATGC GCTACAGCTTCCAGCAGATCAATATCGATTGATCTCCCGAGTAGCACCTCAGACATCCGTACAAAAAGCAAGCAAGTTGACCGAGTTGGAAGAACAGAAATCCACCTGGGGATATAGAAAGAAGTTGGCCAGAGCAGtcagggagaagagaaaggagttTTGGTAA
- a CDS encoding lysine-tRNA ligase, which yields MSAPAAAEQANLHKDEVTGEMVSKSELKRRQKERALAAKKAEKAAAQPAAAPKADKGPSKAAEAEMDAHAFRELRIKEIQALRKSQSPNPYPHKFNVSQSVPLFIKEWGVEGKIAKGDHVSDVKPISLAGRVMTIRESSSKLIFYDLKADGEKVQVLAQAQNASSLEEFTSSHSRIRRGDIVGVTGIPSRTKMGELSLTISAIQLLSPCLHQLPGREGVQDQETRYRKRYLDLIMNPPTRDIFITRSKVVNYIRKFLDNLGFLEVETPMMSLIAGGATAKPFVTHHNDLKLDLFMRIAPELYLKELVVGGLDRVFEIGRVFRNEQIDMTHNPEFSICEFYMAYADMYDLMDMTESMISGLVQYLYGTNKVTFHPQGKGEGKKAYTVDFSTPWKRFDMIGELESQLNVKFPPGETLHDENANKFLRELCEKHNVDCSEPKTNARLLDKLVGEFIENQCINPSFIVGHPQVMSPLAKYHRSRPGLCERFEAFMCTKEICNAYTELNDPFDQRDRFEEQVRQKEAGDDEAQGVDETFLDALEYGLPPTGGWGLGIDRLVMFLTDSANIKEVLLFPAMKPVGAPSNEAVAPSVPSTEAAKDGTTVL from the exons ATGTCCGCTCCTGCCGCTGCTGAACAAGCTAATCTCCACAAGGATGAGGTGACCGGAGAGATGGTATCCAAGTC CGAGCTCAAGCGAAGACAAAAGGAAAGAGCCCTAGCAGCCAAGAAAGCCGAGAAGGCTGCCGCTCAACCTGCCGCTGCTCCCAAGGCTGATAAAGGTCCTTCCAAggctgctgaggctgagatgGATGCGCAT GCCTTCCGAGAACTCCGAATCAAGGAGATTCAAGCCCTCAGAAAATCCCAATCACCCAACCCTTACCCTCACAAATTCAATGTCTCTCAATCTGTACCCTTGTTCATCAAGGAATGGGGAGTCGAAGGTAAGATAGCCAAGGGTGATCATGTATCGGATGTTAAGcct ATCTCCCTCGCTGGTAGGGTCATGACAATCAGagaatcatcctccaaactcATCTTCTACGACTTGAAGGCGGATGGTGAGAAGGTGCAAGTTTTGGCTCAAGCTCA AAATGCCTCCTCTCTCGAAGAattcacctcctcccactcccgAATCCGACGAGGTGACATCGTAGGAGTAACCGGTATCCCCTCTCGAACCAAGATGGGAGAACTCTCCCTCACCATCTCTGCTATTCAACTGCTCTCCCCCTGTCTGCATCAACTTCCAGGACGAGAGGGTGTGCAAGACCAGGAGACAAGATACAGAAAGCGATACCTCGATTTGATCATGAACCCTCCTACGAGGGATATCTTCATAACCAGATCAAAGGTTGTCAACTACATCAGAAAGTTCTTGGACAACCTCGGATTCTTGGAAGTGGAAACACCAATGATGTCTTTGATAGCTGGAGGAGCCACTGCCAAACCCTTCGTAACGCACCATAACGATCTCAAGCTCGACCTCTTCATGCGAATCGCTCCCGAACTTTACCTCAAGGAATTGGTTGTGGGAGGGTTGGACAGGGTCTTCGAGATTGGACGAGTATTCAGAAACGAGCAGATCGACATGACTCATAATCCCGAGTTCTCCATTTGTGAATTCTATATGGCCTATGCGGACATGTACGATCTCATGGATATGACCGAGTCGATGATCTCGGGATTGGTCCAGTACCTCTACGGAACCAATAAGGTCACGTTCCACCCTCAGGGTAAGGGCGAGGGCAAGAAGGCTTACACTGTGGACTTCTCAACTCCTTGGAAGAGGTTTGATATGATTGGGGAATTGGAGAGTCAGTTGAACGTCAAGTTCCCTCCAGGGGAGACTTTGCATGATGAGAATGCCAACAAGTTCTTGAGGGAGTTGTGTGAGAAG CACAACGTCGACTGCTCCGAACCCAAGACCAACGCCAGATTACTCGACAAA CTCGTCGGCGAATTCATCGAAAACCAATGTATAAACCCCTCGTTCATCGTCGGTCACCCACAAGTCATGTCCCCCTTGGCCAAGTACCACCGATCCCGACCTGGATTATGTGAGCGATTCGAGGCGTTCATGTGCACCAAGGAGATCTGTAATGCCTATACCGAGTTGAATGACCCATTCGACCAGAGGGATAGGTTCGAGGAGCAGGTCAGACAGAAGGAGGCgggtgatgatgaggctCAGGGAGTCGATGAGACTTTCTTGGATGC CCTCGAATACGGTCTCCCTCCAACCGGAGGATGGGGACTGGGTATCGACAGATTAGTCATGTTCCTGACTGATTCAGCCAACATCAAGGAAGTCTTGCTCTTCCCAGCTATGAAACCTGTCGGAGCACCTTCCAACGAGGCTGTCGCTCCTTCTGTGCCTTCTACCGAAGCTGCCAAGGATGGGACTACTGTACTCTAG
- a CDS encoding mitochondrial 54S ribosomal protein uL15m, whose protein sequence is MSLNIFTQPLRSLLSSSSKLFTPSSGASSSRAASSFAHLGDLQPAKGSTHVDIRYGRGPGSQRGGTSGRGHKGQKARNGKGVRLGFEGGQTPLHRKVPKRGFINFTSKTYAPLSLSTLQKFISEGRIDPTLPIGISTIVQSNAVHGLSGFAGIKLLGEPNPDLPLPQLELNLSRYSKASAQSVLDAGGKVTAVYHNNLSLRREVFPEKFIGREVGDAKPTRKNDILYYTNPKKYGYLAESVSTSARKMTPAEWTEGTVNAAESQTQAQI, encoded by the exons ATGTCGCTCAACATATTCACTCAGCCCCTCCGATCCctcctatcatcctcatcaaaacTATTCACCCCGTCATCCGgcgcatcatcatcaagagcagcttcctccttcgcTCATCTAGGTGACCTGCAACCCGCCAAAGGATCAACTCACGTC GACATCCGATATGGTCGAGGTCCAGGATCGCAGCGAGGCGGAACATCAGGTCGAGGACATAAAGGTCAAAAGGCAAGGAACGGTAAAGGTGTGAGATTGGGTTTTGAAGGTGGTCAAACGCCTTTACATAGGAAGGTACCCAAGAGGGGGTTCATCAATTT cACATCCAAGACCTACGCCCCCCTgtccctctcaaccctccaGAAATTCATCTCAGAAGGCCGTATCGACCCGACCCTCCCCATCGGCATATCCACCATCGTCCAGTCCAACGCCGTCCACGGTCTATCAGGATTCGCAGGTATCAAACTCCTTGGAGAACCCAACCCGGACTTACCATTACCCCAGCTCGAGTTGAATCTGTCGAGGTACTCGAAAGCCTCTGCTCAGTCTGTATTGGACGCTGGAGGAAAGGTCACGGCGGTGTATCATAATAACCTTtcgttgaggagggaggtgttCCCTGAGAAATTCattgggagggaggttggggatgCGAAGCCTACGAGGAAGAATGAtattt TATACTACACCAACCCAAAGAAGTATGGGTATTTGGCAGAATCAGTATCTACCTcagcaaggaagatgactCCCGCTGAGTGGACAGAGGGTACTGTCAATGCTGCTGAGTCGCAAACACAAGCGCAGATATAG